From the genome of Mycetocola spongiae, one region includes:
- a CDS encoding DNA cytosine methyltransferase, which yields MPAELRPTPSSRGSQLPVISLFAGAGGLDLAVERVADAPLSSPSSPTPGPYRVAVATDYAPQALDTLALNLPGTVTLSGDIRETSTSELLRAGSMASGDAALVIGGPPCTPFSKSGFWLAEKRESRDPNASLLEEYVRVVAQSKPEAFVLENVQALTYKTHKAHFDQLLSALTELGYNPQWKTLLAADYGVPQLRKRVFIVGRRDGKAYKFPEPTHAGPSETTRTWDLSKLPHVTAQQAFEGLVTTPEKGELLEGKYGELAAEIPGGQNYLWHTSRYGGRDEFEWRSRYWTFLLRLAADKPSSTLQAQPGPYVGPFHWENLPNEEGNLRARRLRVPELLRLMTFPDDFRLIGSRADIQRQLGNAVPMELGKAVLRALTLQLGYVDPETVNDDRLVRSTSSAVLIS from the coding sequence ATGCCCGCAGAACTACGACCGACACCCTCATCGCGGGGCTCTCAGCTTCCAGTAATTAGCCTATTCGCAGGAGCCGGAGGACTCGATTTGGCTGTCGAGCGAGTAGCTGATGCGCCGCTCTCTAGCCCATCCAGCCCAACACCTGGCCCATATCGCGTCGCGGTCGCCACTGACTATGCACCCCAAGCTTTGGACACACTGGCACTAAACCTTCCGGGGACAGTAACGCTATCTGGAGACATTCGGGAAACCTCGACCTCTGAACTCCTGCGTGCGGGGTCGATGGCCTCAGGCGACGCTGCGCTCGTGATCGGCGGGCCTCCGTGCACTCCCTTCTCGAAGTCGGGTTTCTGGCTCGCGGAGAAGCGAGAGTCTCGTGATCCAAATGCATCTTTGCTCGAAGAATATGTGCGGGTTGTCGCACAGTCGAAACCTGAGGCGTTTGTGCTTGAAAATGTTCAAGCCTTGACCTACAAGACACACAAGGCTCACTTCGATCAGCTCCTCAGCGCACTGACTGAACTGGGCTACAACCCACAGTGGAAGACCTTGCTCGCTGCAGATTATGGCGTACCCCAGCTTCGTAAGCGAGTGTTCATCGTCGGGCGGCGCGATGGTAAGGCATATAAGTTTCCTGAGCCAACCCATGCTGGGCCGAGTGAAACAACGCGAACTTGGGACCTTTCCAAGCTCCCCCATGTAACCGCGCAGCAAGCATTTGAGGGTCTTGTCACCACACCAGAAAAGGGGGAGCTTCTCGAGGGAAAGTATGGCGAGCTGGCTGCCGAGATTCCGGGTGGACAGAACTATCTTTGGCATACTTCTCGCTACGGAGGCCGCGACGAGTTCGAGTGGCGCTCGCGCTACTGGACATTCCTCCTCCGACTCGCGGCAGACAAACCAAGCTCCACACTCCAAGCCCAGCCAGGTCCATATGTAGGGCCGTTCCACTGGGAGAATCTTCCCAACGAAGAAGGCAATTTGAGAGCCCGCCGGTTGAGGGTGCCGGAGCTACTTCGGCTCATGACTTTTCCGGACGACTTCCGTCTCATCGGCAGTAGAGCGGACATTCAGCGTCAGCTGGGAAACGCGGTCCCGATGGAGCTAGGCAAGGCCGTTCTCCGAGCGCTAACCCTGCAGCTAGGCTATGTTGATCCTGAGACAGTTAACGATGATCGGCTCGTACGATCCACGAGTAGTGCGGTCCTGATCAGCTGA